TATGTAGTTATACAGGCGGGAGTGGCAAAAGGACCGGAAGGCGAAGAATTAAAGATGCTCGATTTCCTTACAGAAGAGGAATATCTGAACATCATGGAGTCGATTCCACCGGAAAATCAATATCTGGAGGATTCGGATCCCAATAAATTTATCGCTAAGATGGGTGCGGAATGTTTAATTGATCTTTTATCGAGGATCGACCTTAAAGAACTTTCCTATAACCTGCGTCACAAAGCTAACACGGAAACTTCCAAGCAGCGTAAGACCGAAGCCCTGAAAAGACTTCAGGTAGTAGAGGCGTTGCGTGAATCACAGGATAACCGTGAGAACAGGCCAGAGTGGATGATCATGAAAGTTGTTCCTGTGATCCCACCGGAATTAAGACCATTGGTTCCCCTTGATGGAGGTAGATTTGCTACCTCGGATCTCAACGATCTTTACAGAAGGGTGATCATCAGAAATAACCGCTTAAAGCGATTGATGGAAATCAAAGCCCCTGAAGTGATCCTCAGAAATGAGAAGAGGATGCTGCAGGAAGCTGTTGATTCCCTATTTGATAATACAAGAAAGGCATCTGCCGTTAAAACGGAATCGAACAGACCGTTAAAATCTCTTTCTGATTCCCTCAAAGGGAAACAAGGTAGATTTCGTCAGAATTTACTCGGTAAACGTGTCGACTATTCAGCGCGTTCAGTGATCGTTGTAGGTCCTGAGATGAGTTTGTACGAGTGCGGACTGCCGAAAGACATGGCCGCAGAACTTTACAAACCCTTCGTGATCCGTAAACTGATCGAAAGAGGAATTGTAAAAACTGTTAAATCGGCCAAAAAGATTATTGATAAGAAAGAGCCGGTAGTTTGGGACATCCTTGAGAATGTTCTTAAAGGACACCCTGTACTTCTCAACAGGGCCCCCACACTGCACAGATTGGGTATTCAGGCGTTTCAGCCAAAACTGATCGAAGGAAAAGCTATTCGTTTGCATCCCTTAGTATGTACCGCATTTAACGCGGATTTTGACGGGGATCAGATGGCAGTTCACCTTCCATTGGGACCTGAAGCGATACTGGAGTCACAATTGTTAATGCTGGCTTCTCATAACATCCTGAATCCTGCAAACGGTTCACCTATAACGGTTCCATCTCAGGATATGGTTCTAGGGTTGTACTACATGACCAAGGAACGCAAGTCTACCAAGGAAAGGCCTGTTAAAGGCGAAGGCCTGACATTTTACTCTTATGAAGAGGTGGTCATTGCCTTTAATGAAAACAGGGTAGAGCTTAATGCCGGAATCAAAGTAAGGGCTAAGGATTTTAATGAAGAAGGGGAGTTGGTTAACCAGATTATCGAAACTACTGTAGGAAGGGTTCTCTTCAATATGGTAGTTCCGGAACAGGCGGGTTATGTCAACGATGTATTGAATAAGAAATCGCTAAGGGATATCATCGGTAAGATTTTGTCTGTAACCGATGTGCCAACTACAGCCGATTTCCTGGATAAAATCAAGACCATGGGATATGAGTTCGCCTTCAAAGGTGGCTTGTCCTTCAGCCTTGGGGATATTATTATCCCACAGGAGAAACACGAAATGATCGCAGATGCCAACGAGCAGGTGGATGGCATTATGACGAATTATAACATGGGTCTTATCACCAACAACGAAAGATACAATCAGGTGATCGACGTGTGGACCTCTACAAACGCTATGCTTACTGAGCTGGCCATGAAGAGGATTCGCGAAGACCAGCAGGGATTCAATTCTGTGTATATGATGCTCGATTCGGGGGCAAGGGGATCTAAAGAACAGATCAGACAGCTTACCGGAATGAGGGGATTGATGGCCAAACCCAAAAAATCTACCGCCGGTGGAGGGGAGATCATCGAAAACCCGATTCTTTCTAACTTTAAAGAAGGACTCTCGATCCTCGAATACTTTATCTCAACTCACGGTGCACGTAAAGGATTGGCCGATACCGCTCTTAAAACAGCGGATGCAGGTTACCTAACCCGTAGACTGGTTGATGTTTCTCAGGATGTAATCGTAAATATTGAAGATTGCGGTACGTTAAGAGGAATTGAAGTTGAAGCCCTCAAGAAGAATGAGGAAGTAGTAGAGACTCTTGGAGAAAGGATATTAGGACGTGTTGCTTTGCACGATGTCTTTGATCCAATCACTGAAGAACTTTTGCTTACGGCAGGACAACAAATTATGGAGTCTGATGTAAGAAAAGTTGAAGCCTCACCAATCGAAAGGGTTGAAGTTCGCTCAGCCTTGACATGTGAAGCTCAGAAAGGAATCTGTGCCAAGTGTTACGGAAGAAATCTCGCAACCAATAAAATGGTTCAAAGAGGTGAAGCCGTTGGTGTTGTAGCTGCTCAGTCTATTGGAGAACCGGGAACTCAGCTTACGCTGCGTACCTTCCACGTTGGAGGTATTGCGGGTAACATCTCGGAAGATAATAAGCTGGAAGCTAAATTTGACGGGAAAGCAGAAATTGAAGATCTGCGAACCGTAAAAGGTGAAAATAGCGAAGGTAAACCCGTGAATATTGTTATTTCAAGGACGTCTGAGATCAAGATCGTAGACGCAAAAACCGGAATAACACTAAGTACAAATAATATTCCTTACGGTTCACAGCTCTTTATCAAAGATGGAGCTAAGGTGAAAAAGGGTGAGCTTATTTGTCAGTGGGATCCCTATAACGGAGTTATTGTTTCTGAATTCCCGGGTAAGATCGCCTACGAGAATATCGAGCAAGGTATCACTTACCAGGTTGAGATCGATGAACAAACCGGATTCCAGGAAAAAGTGATTTCAGAATCAAGGAATAAAAAACTTATTCCCACTTTATTGATCAAGAATACCAAAGATGAGGTATTGCGTTCTTACAATTTACCAGTAGGATCACATATCATGGTAGATGACGGAGAAAAGATCAAGGAAGGTAAGATTCTGGTAAAAATACCACGTAAATCTGCCAAGGCAGGGGATATCACCGGAGGTCTGCCAAGGGTAACCGAATTATTTGAAGCGCGTAACCCTTCTAATCCTGCAGTAGTTTCTGAAATTGACGGTGTAGTCTCCTTTGGTAAAATCAAAAGAGGAAACCGGGAGATTATTATCGAATCCAAGTTGGGTGAACAGAAAAAATATCTCGTCAAACTTTCAAATCAGATCCTCGTTCAGGAAAATGATTACGTAAGAGCAGGAATGCCTTTATCCGATGGATCCATTACGCCTGAAGATATTCTGGCTATCAAAGGACCATCTGCGGTACAGCAGTATTTGGTTAACGAAGTACAGGAGGTTTACCGACTACAGGGTGTAAAAATTAACGACAAACACTTCGAGGTAGTTGTAAGACAGATGATGCGTAAGGTTCGAATTGAAGATCCGGGAGACACTATCTTCCTTGAAAATCAATTGGTTCACAAGGATGATTTTATCCGGGAGAACGATGAGATCTACGGAATGAAAGTCGTTGAAGATGCAGGAGAGTCTGAAAATCTGAAACCTGGACAAATCATTTCAGCACGTGAATTAAGGGACGAGAATTCGATCCTCAAACGCGCCGATAAGAACCTGGTTACAGCAAAAGAGGCTGTTGCAGCCACTGCAACACCTGTACTCCAAGGAATTACAAGGGCTTCACTACAAACCAAATCGTTTATTTCAGCTGCTTCCTTCCAGGAAACGACCAAGGTATTGAACGAAGCTGCAGTAAGTGGGAAGGTAGATGACCTTGAAGGCTTAAAGGAAAATGTTATTGTAGGGCATAAAATCCCTGCAGGAACAGGAATGCGAGATTATGAATCTATCATCGTGGGCTCCAAACAGGAGTACGATGAGATCATGGCTCGTAAGGAAGAATTGAAATTCTAAAAACCAAACCCTCAACCTTGCGGTTGGGGGTTTTTTATTTAACTCCTAAAAAACAAGGCTATGGCCGAGAATGATAAAAAACAAAAACAGATCAATATTGAGTTGGATGAAAAGATGGCAGAGGGGGTTTACTCTAACCTAGCCATCATCAATCATTCAGTCTCCGAGTTTGTTGTCGATTTTATCAGCTTGATGCCCGGGGCTCCAAAAGCCAAGGTGAAAAGCAGGATCGTACTTACCCCACAACACGCCAAGAAATTTCTGAAGGCTCTGAATGACAATGTCAATAGATTTGAGAAAGCTCACGGTACCATCAAGGATTATGAACAACCTCCTATCCCATTGAATTTTGGGCCTACAGGGGAGGCGTAAGAAAAACAAAATCCGGACTTAGTTCCGGATTTTTTTATACCCTTTAACGGGAACTCAGGAAAATTCTGAGGTAAAATGCAATTTTACATTAGGGTACTTTTGCTGGGTCATTTGAAGTGAGAATGCCGAATCGGCCAGGAATACCAGCTGCCCTCGCTTGTCAGTGGCCAGAAATTTTTGCTTTACCCTTTTAAATTCTTTGAATTCATCACTATTGGGATCATTGGCTTCTACCCAGCAGGCTTTGTGCACCGGGAAGTTCTCATAGGTACATCTAGCCCCGTATTCGTGCTCCAAACGGTACTGAATCACCTCGTACTGTAAGGCTCCAACTGTACCAATCACCTTTCGGCCGTTGAGTTCCAGGGTAAATAACTGGGCAACACCTTCATCCATCAGTTGGTCTATCCCCTTGTACAATTGCTTGGACTTCATGGGGTCTGCATTATTGATATATCGGAAATGTTCAGGAGAAAAACTGGGTATCCCTTTGTAATGAATAGTCTCTCCCTCGGTAAGTGTATCCCCGATCTTAAAGTTCCCTGTATCGTGCAAGCCTACAATATCTCCGGGAAAAGAGGTGTCTACAATCTCCTTCTTTTCAGCAAAAAATGCATTGGGACTGGAGAACTTTAGCTTTTTATCCTGCCTTACATGGAGGTAAGGTTTATTGCGTTCAAAAGTTCCTGAGACTACTTTTACAAAAGCGAGCCTGTCCCTGTGTTTGGGATCCATATTGGCATGGATTTTAAAAACAAACCCCGTCATTTGTTGCTCATCGGCTTTTACCAATCGCTCCTGGGCCATTTTATCCCGCGGTGGAGGAGCTATTTCAATAAAACAATCCAGAAGTTCACGTACACCAAAATTATTCAGGGCAGAGCCAAAGAACACCGGTTGTTGATTCGCCTCCAGATAGGCTTGTTTGTTAA
This DNA window, taken from Muriicola soli, encodes the following:
- a CDS encoding peptide chain release factor 3, coding for MNFKKEIAKRRTFGIISHPDAGKTTLTEKLLLFGGAIQEAGAVKNNKIKKSATSDFMEIERQRGISVATSVLAFLYKDKKINILDTPGHKDFAEDTFRTLTAVDSVIVVIDVAKGVEEQTKKLVEVCRMRKIPMIVFINKLDREGKDAFDLLDEVEQELGLTVTPLSFPIGMGYDFKGIYNIYEKNINLFSGDSKKNIEDTIAFDDLSNPDLDKIIGDKAAATLRENIELIEGVYPPFNKQAYLEANQQPVFFGSALNNFGVRELLDCFIEIAPPPRDKMAQERLVKADEQQMTGFVFKIHANMDPKHRDRLAFVKVVSGTFERNKPYLHVRQDKKLKFSSPNAFFAEKKEIVDTSFPGDIVGLHDTGNFKIGDTLTEGETIHYKGIPSFSPEHFRYINNADPMKSKQLYKGIDQLMDEGVAQLFTLELNGRKVIGTVGALQYEVIQYRLEHEYGARCTYENFPVHKACWVEANDPNSDEFKEFKRVKQKFLATDKRGQLVFLADSAFSLQMTQQKYPNVKLHFTSEFS
- a CDS encoding DUF3467 domain-containing protein — translated: MAENDKKQKQINIELDEKMAEGVYSNLAIINHSVSEFVVDFISLMPGAPKAKVKSRIVLTPQHAKKFLKALNDNVNRFEKAHGTIKDYEQPPIPLNFGPTGEA
- the rpoC gene encoding DNA-directed RNA polymerase subunit beta' translates to MARHHDNTAVKRFNKISIGLASPESILAESRGEVLKPETINYRTHKPERDGLFCERIFGPVKDYECACGKYKRIRYRGIVCDRCGVEVTEKKVRRDRVGHINLVVPVAHIWYFRSLPNKIGYLLGLPSKKLDMIIYYERYVVIQAGVAKGPEGEELKMLDFLTEEEYLNIMESIPPENQYLEDSDPNKFIAKMGAECLIDLLSRIDLKELSYNLRHKANTETSKQRKTEALKRLQVVEALRESQDNRENRPEWMIMKVVPVIPPELRPLVPLDGGRFATSDLNDLYRRVIIRNNRLKRLMEIKAPEVILRNEKRMLQEAVDSLFDNTRKASAVKTESNRPLKSLSDSLKGKQGRFRQNLLGKRVDYSARSVIVVGPEMSLYECGLPKDMAAELYKPFVIRKLIERGIVKTVKSAKKIIDKKEPVVWDILENVLKGHPVLLNRAPTLHRLGIQAFQPKLIEGKAIRLHPLVCTAFNADFDGDQMAVHLPLGPEAILESQLLMLASHNILNPANGSPITVPSQDMVLGLYYMTKERKSTKERPVKGEGLTFYSYEEVVIAFNENRVELNAGIKVRAKDFNEEGELVNQIIETTVGRVLFNMVVPEQAGYVNDVLNKKSLRDIIGKILSVTDVPTTADFLDKIKTMGYEFAFKGGLSFSLGDIIIPQEKHEMIADANEQVDGIMTNYNMGLITNNERYNQVIDVWTSTNAMLTELAMKRIREDQQGFNSVYMMLDSGARGSKEQIRQLTGMRGLMAKPKKSTAGGGEIIENPILSNFKEGLSILEYFISTHGARKGLADTALKTADAGYLTRRLVDVSQDVIVNIEDCGTLRGIEVEALKKNEEVVETLGERILGRVALHDVFDPITEELLLTAGQQIMESDVRKVEASPIERVEVRSALTCEAQKGICAKCYGRNLATNKMVQRGEAVGVVAAQSIGEPGTQLTLRTFHVGGIAGNISEDNKLEAKFDGKAEIEDLRTVKGENSEGKPVNIVISRTSEIKIVDAKTGITLSTNNIPYGSQLFIKDGAKVKKGELICQWDPYNGVIVSEFPGKIAYENIEQGITYQVEIDEQTGFQEKVISESRNKKLIPTLLIKNTKDEVLRSYNLPVGSHIMVDDGEKIKEGKILVKIPRKSAKAGDITGGLPRVTELFEARNPSNPAVVSEIDGVVSFGKIKRGNREIIIESKLGEQKKYLVKLSNQILVQENDYVRAGMPLSDGSITPEDILAIKGPSAVQQYLVNEVQEVYRLQGVKINDKHFEVVVRQMMRKVRIEDPGDTIFLENQLVHKDDFIRENDEIYGMKVVEDAGESENLKPGQIISARELRDENSILKRADKNLVTAKEAVAATATPVLQGITRASLQTKSFISAASFQETTKVLNEAAVSGKVDDLEGLKENVIVGHKIPAGTGMRDYESIIVGSKQEYDEIMARKEELKF